From the Achromobacter xylosoxidans A8 genome, the window GCGACTGACCCAGGCAGGTGCCGTAGCTAACCGCCAGGCTGGCGGCGCGGCTTGAGACTGTCGGCCCAATCGCGCGCCAGGTCACGGCGGGCGCGCCGGTTGACCAAAGCGGTGATGGCCATGGCGATGACCGCGCCCCCGGCCGCCAGCGCCATGTCCTTCTGCGCGTCCCAGATGTCGCCCTGGGTGCCCAGATAGGCCGCTCCCAGCTCGCTGCCCACGGTGGCGGCGGCGCCCCATTCCAGCAATTCGTAGAGCGCCGAGGTCGACAGCGTAACGTCCATGGGCAGGAAGTAGGCCCAGAAGCCCCGCACCTCGACCACGCGCAGGAAGATCTCGCGGATGGGATAGGCCAGCAACAAGCCGTAGGAAAAATGCACCACGCGGTCGAAATTATTGCGTTCCCAGCCAACCATGCCGTTGAAGCTGTGGCCCGTCAGCGCCCGCCACCAGTCGTCATAAGGCACCAGCGAATAGGTGTAATGCGCGCCGACCGCATGCAGGCACAGGTAAAGAAAGATCAGCGTGTACGAGGTCCGCGAAAACACGAACCAGCGGCGCGTGAAGAACAGCGCCGCGCCGAAAGCCAGCACCAGCGCGTTCTCCAGGGCCCAGTCCGCGCGGTCGTGCGGCGCGATGGCCAATGCCGTCCAGATGAGCGCGAACAGCGCGCCCAGCGTGTACAGGTAGCGCCGGCGCGGGTCGGCCACGGTCAGTCTCCCTGGACCCGGCCGCGCAGGCGCTTGACTTCGCCGTGCAGCACCTTGCGCTGCACTCGCCGGCGTTGCGAGGCGCGGGTGGGCTTGGTCGGGCGGCGCGGCTTGTCGGTGCGCGCCGCCGCGCGCACCATGGAGATCAGGCGTTCGATGGCTTCGGCGCGGTTCTTTTCCTGGCTGCGGAACGCCTGCGACTTGATGACGATGACCCCGTCCTTGGAGACGCGGTGATCGCTCAGCGCGCACAACGCTTCCTTGATTTCCTCGGGCAGGCTGGAGGCGCGCACGTCGAAACGCAGGTGCACGGCGCTGGACACCTTGTTGACGTTCTGGCCGCCCGCGCCCTGGGCGCGGATCATGGTGAACGCCAGGTCGCGTTCATCGAGGTAGATGGAATCTTGGACGTGAAACATAGGCCGCAAGTATAGATGCGCCGCGCAAAGTAAAATAATGCGCTTTTGCCTGATTTATCCGAGGTCCGGCCTTATCCGGCCGCCGGCACCACCATGACTTATTCCGCCAAAGAAATCTTCAAGACGCTGCAGGGCGAAGGCGCCCACGCCGGCCGCGCGGCGGTTTTCTGCCGCTTTGCCGGCTGTAACCTCTGGACCGGCCGTGAAAGCGATCGCGCCAGCGCCGCCTGCACCTTCTGCGACACCGACTTCATCGGCACCGACGGCGAAGGCGGCGGCAAGTTCGCCACGCCCGAACTGCTGGCCGACGCCATCGCCGCGGCCTGGGGCCCCGGCGCCACTGACCGCTACGTGGTCTTTACCGGCGGCGAACCGCTGCTGCAGCTGGACGCGCCCCTGCTCACGGCCGTGCACGCGCGCGGCTTCACCATTGCCATCGAAACCAATGGCACCATCAAGCCGCCCGCCGGCATCGACTGGATCTGCGTCAGCCCCAAGGGCACGGCGCCCGTGGTCCTGGAACGCGGCGACGAGCTCAAGCTGGTCTATCCGCAAGCCAACGCGCGCCCCGAAGCCTTTGCGCACCTGGACTTCGACCACTTCTTCCTGCAACCCATGGACGGCCCCGCGCGCGCGGCCAACACCGAGCAAGCCGTCCAGTACTGTATGCAGCACCCGCAATGGCGGCTCAGCCTGCAGACCCACAAATACATAGGCATTCCATGATTTACCCTTGCCCCCTGCGGAGCGCGCCATGATTTCCGTGACCCGCAGGCTGGAGTTCGACG encodes:
- a CDS encoding DUF2238 domain-containing protein; translation: MADPRRRYLYTLGALFALIWTALAIAPHDRADWALENALVLAFGAALFFTRRWFVFSRTSYTLIFLYLCLHAVGAHYTYSLVPYDDWWRALTGHSFNGMVGWERNNFDRVVHFSYGLLLAYPIREIFLRVVEVRGFWAYFLPMDVTLSTSALYELLEWGAAATVGSELGAAYLGTQGDIWDAQKDMALAAGGAVIAMAITALVNRRARRDLARDWADSLKPRRQPGG
- the arfB gene encoding alternative ribosome rescue aminoacyl-tRNA hydrolase ArfB, which gives rise to MFHVQDSIYLDERDLAFTMIRAQGAGGQNVNKVSSAVHLRFDVRASSLPEEIKEALCALSDHRVSKDGVIVIKSQAFRSQEKNRAEAIERLISMVRAAARTDKPRRPTKPTRASQRRRVQRKVLHGEVKRLRGRVQGD
- the queE gene encoding 7-carboxy-7-deazaguanine synthase, with amino-acid sequence MTYSAKEIFKTLQGEGAHAGRAAVFCRFAGCNLWTGRESDRASAACTFCDTDFIGTDGEGGGKFATPELLADAIAAAWGPGATDRYVVFTGGEPLLQLDAPLLTAVHARGFTIAIETNGTIKPPAGIDWICVSPKGTAPVVLERGDELKLVYPQANARPEAFAHLDFDHFFLQPMDGPARAANTEQAVQYCMQHPQWRLSLQTHKYIGIP